Proteins from a genomic interval of Methanoplanus endosymbiosus:
- a CDS encoding sulfide/dihydroorotate dehydrogenase-like FAD/NAD-binding protein, with product MGYTIEKATEIADNIFEFWINAPHVTKNAQAGQFVVIRINDLGERIPLTISETDGSLVRIVFMAVGKTTTYLSTLKAGDEIRDIAGPLGHPSEMGSFGNCVVIGGGVGIACLPILARALKAAGNNVTGIIGARNESLLLLKDELATHCDELVVCTDDGSFGFHGFPADILKKKLGDGEKIDCVWIIGPGIMMKITSMATIPYKVRTYVSLNPIMVDGTGMCGSCRVTVGGETKFACVDGPEFDAHLVDWDELMARQRTYTDQERESLKLFRDHQCSCGGDHHE from the coding sequence TTGGGATATACAATTGAGAAGGCGACTGAGATCGCAGATAATATTTTTGAGTTCTGGATAAATGCGCCTCATGTTACGAAAAATGCGCAGGCAGGACAGTTTGTAGTAATAAGAATAAATGATTTGGGTGAGAGAATACCTCTTACAATTTCAGAGACTGACGGCAGTCTTGTAAGAATTGTCTTTATGGCAGTCGGAAAGACGACAACATATCTCTCAACCCTTAAAGCCGGAGATGAGATCAGGGATATTGCAGGCCCTCTCGGGCATCCGAGTGAGATGGGCAGTTTTGGAAACTGTGTGGTAATAGGCGGCGGAGTCGGTATTGCCTGCCTGCCTATTCTTGCAAGGGCGCTCAAAGCAGCTGGGAATAATGTTACGGGAATTATCGGTGCAAGAAATGAATCCCTTCTGCTCTTAAAGGACGAACTGGCAACTCACTGTGATGAACTTGTTGTCTGCACCGATGACGGCAGTTTTGGTTTCCACGGATTTCCGGCTGACATCCTCAAGAAGAAGCTTGGAGACGGTGAGAAGATTGACTGCGTATGGATAATCGGCCCCGGCATTATGATGAAGATCACATCAATGGCAACCATTCCGTACAAGGTCAGAACCTATGTCAGCCTCAATCCTATCATGGTGGACGGCACAGGCATGTGCGGTTCATGCCGTGTTACAGTCGGCGGTGAGACTAAATTTGCCTGTGTTGACGGTCCTGAATTTGATGCCCACCTTGTGGACTGGGATGAACTGATGGCCAGGCAGAGGACATACACTGATCAGGAGAGGGAGTCGCTTAAACTTTTCCGGGATCACCAGTGCTCATGCGGAGGAGACCACCATGAGTAA
- the gltA gene encoding NADPH-dependent glutamate synthase: MSKRSGDERIADFKEVNEGISEQNAVLEALRCMDCVRPQCTKGCPVNIDIPAFIRAIAEEDFKGAAAIIKKDNMLPAICGRVCPQENQCEGLCVLGNKEKPVRIGALERFVADRERKAGTTLPEIMPPTGKRVAVVGSGPAGITAAAELARYGHSVTVFESLHEAGGVLTYGIPEFRLPKEIVKAEIQQILDMGVELKLNHIAGRTVSVEELLEFDAVFLGTGAGLPSFMGIEGENFNGVYSANEFLTRVNLMHANAFPEYDTPVMKGSRVAVVGGGNVAMDSARVSRRMGAEVYLIYRRREEDLPARDEEVRNAVEEGVEFLCCANPVKILGGPVVTGIECVRMEMCKPDESGRPCPVPLKGDDAVFTLDVDVVIEAIGQSPNPLLVSLIEGLERGRRGNVVVDGSGLTSVDRIYAGGDIATGAATVIEAMGTARKAAQSINEMLMKE; encoded by the coding sequence ATGAGTAAGAGATCAGGCGATGAGAGAATTGCTGATTTTAAAGAGGTCAATGAGGGTATCTCTGAGCAGAATGCCGTACTTGAAGCACTCAGGTGTATGGACTGTGTGCGTCCTCAGTGCACAAAGGGATGTCCGGTAAATATTGATATTCCTGCATTTATCAGGGCAATTGCTGAAGAGGATTTTAAAGGCGCTGCTGCGATTATAAAAAAGGACAATATGCTTCCTGCAATATGCGGAAGGGTATGTCCGCAGGAGAACCAGTGCGAGGGTCTCTGTGTTCTTGGCAATAAGGAGAAGCCTGTCAGAATAGGTGCACTTGAGAGATTTGTTGCTGACAGGGAGAGGAAAGCCGGAACTACTCTTCCGGAAATTATGCCGCCAACCGGAAAGAGGGTTGCAGTTGTCGGTTCAGGGCCTGCCGGAATTACGGCAGCAGCCGAACTTGCAAGGTACGGCCATTCTGTGACTGTTTTTGAATCCCTGCACGAGGCCGGCGGTGTGCTGACATATGGTATCCCTGAATTCCGCCTGCCAAAGGAGATTGTTAAGGCTGAGATCCAGCAGATTCTGGATATGGGTGTTGAACTGAAGCTCAATCACATCGCCGGAAGGACAGTATCTGTAGAGGAACTCCTGGAATTTGATGCAGTATTCCTCGGAACCGGAGCAGGACTTCCTTCCTTCATGGGCATTGAGGGCGAGAATTTCAATGGTGTCTATTCTGCAAATGAATTCCTGACCCGTGTCAATCTCATGCATGCCAATGCCTTCCCGGAGTATGATACTCCGGTGATGAAGGGCAGCCGTGTTGCAGTTGTCGGCGGCGGAAATGTTGCAATGGACTCTGCAAGGGTATCAAGAAGGATGGGTGCGGAGGTATATCTCATCTATCGCAGGCGTGAGGAAGATCTTCCTGCAAGGGACGAAGAGGTACGCAATGCAGTTGAGGAGGGTGTTGAATTTCTCTGCTGTGCAAACCCTGTGAAAATTCTCGGCGGGCCTGTCGTAACCGGTATTGAGTGCGTCAGAATGGAGATGTGCAAACCCGATGAGAGCGGAAGGCCATGCCCTGTTCCTCTGAAAGGTGATGATGCAGTGTTTACGCTTGATGTGGACGTTGTTATCGAAGCAATAGGGCAGAGTCCCAATCCACTGCTTGTATCCCTTATAGAGGGGCTTGAGAGAGGCAGGAGGGGCAATGTGGTTGTGGATGGGTCCGGCCTTACATCAGTTGACAGGATCTATGCCGGCGGGGATATCGCCACCGGAGCGGCAACTGTCATTGAGGCGATGGGTACTGCCAGAAAAGCTGCACAAAGCATCAATGAGATGCTGATGAAAGAATAG
- a CDS encoding tubulin/FtsZ family protein: MRVFFIGFGQAGGKIVDMFIEQDKKAPVRSFRGIAVNTARTDLMGLRNIELKDRILIGQTVVKGHGVGTDNVTGAKITADEIDSIINTIDSRGTHDIDAFVVIAGLGGGTGSGGTPVLCRHLKRIYREPVYAVGILPAPEEGRLYSYNAARSLSTLVNEADNTFIFDNSAWKNEGESVRMAYERLNDEIVRRFGVLFRAGEVGKTGVGEMVVDSSEIINTLRGGGVSSIGYAISEKVTKSAKQKKGFLGGFSVKKKDNAEEVLTGEDKSAKIIGLVRRAMLGRLTLPCDYTTAERALVLIAGPSDEMDRKGVEKSKSWVEENIAGVEVRGGDYPLESSKIAAVVVLASIGDAPRIRELLEIAKETKEDVIRSKERRVTMFDDDSVDPLFE; the protein is encoded by the coding sequence ATGAGAGTCTTTTTCATAGGATTTGGCCAGGCCGGGGGCAAAATTGTCGATATGTTCATCGAACAGGACAAAAAAGCCCCGGTTAGAAGCTTCAGAGGTATTGCAGTAAATACTGCAAGAACAGATCTGATGGGCCTGAGAAATATCGAACTCAAGGACAGAATACTTATCGGACAGACGGTTGTCAAGGGCCACGGTGTAGGCACTGATAATGTCACCGGTGCAAAGATAACTGCTGATGAGATTGACAGCATTATCAACACAATTGATTCGAGAGGAACCCACGATATAGATGCATTCGTTGTAATTGCAGGTCTTGGAGGCGGTACAGGCTCCGGAGGAACTCCGGTACTCTGCCGCCACTTAAAGAGAATTTACCGTGAGCCTGTATATGCAGTAGGAATACTCCCTGCTCCTGAAGAGGGCAGACTTTACTCCTACAATGCAGCAAGAAGTCTTTCAACCCTTGTCAACGAGGCCGATAATACTTTTATCTTTGATAACAGCGCCTGGAAGAACGAGGGAGAGAGCGTAAGGATGGCATATGAACGCCTCAATGATGAGATAGTCAGACGTTTTGGTGTTCTGTTCCGCGCCGGAGAAGTCGGCAAGACAGGTGTCGGTGAGATGGTTGTTGACTCAAGTGAGATCATCAACACACTTCGTGGCGGAGGAGTCAGTTCAATAGGATATGCAATCAGCGAGAAGGTAACCAAGAGCGCAAAGCAGAAGAAAGGCTTTCTGGGTGGATTTTCGGTTAAGAAGAAGGATAACGCCGAAGAAGTACTCACAGGGGAGGACAAATCCGCCAAGATCATCGGCCTTGTCAGAAGAGCAATGCTTGGCCGCCTGACTCTGCCGTGTGACTATACAACCGCTGAAAGGGCGCTTGTTCTCATAGCCGGACCTTCTGATGAGATGGACAGAAAAGGTGTTGAGAAGTCCAAGTCATGGGTTGAGGAGAACATCGCGGGCGTTGAGGTCCGTGGTGGTGACTATCCGCTTGAGAGTTCAAAAATTGCAGCAGTGGTTGTCCTTGCATCTATCGGAGACGCGCCACGCATACGCGAACTTCTTGAGATTGCAAAGGAGACAAAAGAGGACGTTATCAGATCAAAGGAGAGACGTGTTACCATGTTTGATGACGACTCGGTTGATCCGCTATTTGAGTGA
- a CDS encoding NAD(P)/FAD-dependent oxidoreductase, translating to MNICIIGGGLSGLSAAYMLKDFADIDIFEKNTVPGGCLSSSQAANGYIEDFYHHCFSGDENLISLMEKLGLKGDLEWLKGSTGYLIDGTIHPLTTPLDILKYRHLSLSDKFRLGMLTLRAGKISAEDLDSITAREYIEEKCGRSVYSGFFEPLLRSKFGDMSDKVSAAWLISRIAIRSDRGVEGERLGYLKGGYVTLIKRLTEEIKSSGKSCNVYTGTSVSSLMENTSGGWTVNGKDYGAVVSTVSPAELKRIGGPDLGNLPYQGAACVTIGMTRDVLDGIYWVNVRDKAPYGAVIGHTNFVDKDRYGEHIVYLASYFSERPAPEIKDIMVGDFCSRFGVKDSEINWSIIKTEPYAGPVYVTGYHDMIPGNSYGSLYPAGMFSESNYPERSMEGSVVAGYDAAERIMRDFS from the coding sequence ATGAATATCTGCATTATTGGAGGAGGACTTTCCGGGCTTTCTGCGGCATACATGCTGAAGGATTTTGCGGATATTGATATTTTTGAGAAAAATACAGTGCCCGGAGGGTGCCTCTCCTCATCACAGGCAGCAAACGGATATATTGAGGATTTTTATCACCACTGTTTTTCCGGGGATGAAAACCTCATTTCACTTATGGAAAAACTTGGCCTGAAGGGAGATCTCGAATGGCTTAAAGGCAGTACTGGTTATCTGATTGACGGTACAATCCACCCGCTTACAACACCTCTTGACATTCTTAAATACCGGCATCTTTCATTATCTGATAAATTCAGGCTGGGTATGCTCACTCTCAGGGCAGGAAAGATAAGTGCAGAAGATCTTGACAGCATTACTGCGAGGGAGTATATTGAAGAGAAATGCGGCAGATCTGTATATTCCGGTTTCTTTGAACCTCTGCTCAGGAGCAAATTCGGGGATATGTCAGATAAGGTCTCTGCGGCGTGGCTTATCTCAAGAATTGCCATCAGGTCTGATCGCGGAGTTGAGGGTGAGAGGCTTGGCTATCTTAAAGGTGGATATGTAACACTGATAAAGAGGCTTACAGAAGAGATTAAGTCCTCAGGTAAGAGCTGTAATGTTTATACCGGAACATCTGTCAGTTCATTGATGGAGAATACGTCCGGAGGGTGGACTGTAAACGGGAAGGACTATGGTGCTGTTGTATCAACTGTCAGTCCGGCAGAACTGAAGAGGATTGGCGGGCCTGATCTCGGTAATCTCCCGTATCAGGGTGCGGCATGTGTCACAATCGGAATGACGCGTGATGTTCTTGACGGCATATACTGGGTAAATGTCAGGGATAAAGCACCTTACGGTGCTGTAATCGGGCATACAAATTTTGTTGATAAGGATAGGTATGGGGAGCATATAGTGTACCTTGCCTCATACTTCTCAGAAAGACCTGCTCCTGAGATTAAGGATATTATGGTTGGGGATTTCTGCTCAAGGTTTGGCGTAAAGGACTCTGAGATTAACTGGTCTATTATAAAGACTGAACCATATGCCGGGCCTGTCTATGTTACCGGATATCACGATATGATCCCTGGAAATTCTTATGGCAGCCTCTATCCGGCAGGCATGTTTTCAGAATCAAATTACCCTGAAAGGAGTATGGAAGGTTCTGTTGTGGCAGGTTACGATGCAGCAGAGAGAATTATGAGGGATTTCTCTTGA
- a CDS encoding glycosyltransferase: MNSSVEVSAVIPVFNDVDSLKTAIPESIKVLETVSDSFEIIVAEDGSTDGSRELVLEWEERDNRVRLFHSDERLGRGRALNRAFEAAKGEIVCYYDVDLATDMSHLSELITHIRDGADAATGSRLLPSSDIVRTAGREVASRGYNMMVRLILKSRLYDHQCGFKAFRRAQILKLIPDIQSGHWFWDTEALVIAQKRGYRVDEFAVKWRTGSGTTVRPKDVFSMGSSVLKLWWRLYAEKN; this comes from the coding sequence TTGAACAGCAGTGTGGAGGTTTCAGCGGTAATTCCGGTATTCAACGATGTTGATTCACTTAAAACCGCAATTCCCGAATCAATAAAAGTCCTTGAAACTGTCTCAGACTCTTTTGAGATAATAGTTGCAGAGGATGGCAGCACAGACGGCAGCCGTGAACTTGTCCTTGAATGGGAGGAGAGGGATAACCGTGTCAGGCTCTTTCACAGTGATGAGAGGCTTGGCAGGGGACGAGCGCTTAACCGTGCCTTTGAAGCGGCGAAGGGTGAGATTGTCTGCTACTATGATGTCGATCTTGCAACTGATATGTCGCACCTGTCTGAACTTATTACCCACATCAGAGACGGTGCAGATGCTGCAACAGGTTCACGCCTCCTTCCGTCAAGTGATATCGTCCGGACAGCCGGACGCGAGGTTGCGAGCCGCGGCTACAATATGATGGTCAGGTTAATTCTCAAAAGCCGGTTGTATGATCACCAGTGCGGATTTAAGGCCTTCAGAAGGGCTCAGATCCTGAAGCTTATTCCGGATATACAATCCGGACACTGGTTCTGGGATACTGAGGCTCTTGTTATTGCACAGAAGAGGGGATACCGTGTTGACGAATTTGCGGTGAAATGGAGAACCGGTTCGGGAACGACTGTCAGGCCCAAAGATGTCTTTTCAATGGGATCTTCCGTCTTAAAACTCTGGTGGCGGCTTTATGCTGAAAAAAATTAG
- a CDS encoding lysylphosphatidylglycerol synthase transmembrane domain-containing protein — MLKKISAIVIPTLFAVGIIAIMLARVWDDLIVALENADPAYLVISVVICIIAWFVRGYRYRNILENLGERITVLLSTACIFISQTANLIIPARLGDLVRLLILKHEKGTNYPTGLSSLVVERFFDIAVIALLGAATVPFILNIPDWFITVIYVTLALCAAFVLFLLFSGNFASENKYLALLIGLLNEVRGASLKPVSLIYLGFISLVIWLMDSLICYVIALMFNVNIPFLVVILAIVIGNLVKAVPLTPGGVGTYEVALALTFEISGVAPAVATLIAVIDHLVKNLVTLGGGIISMYLFGEWSVKLLKRAFSKGIDKGEVV, encoded by the coding sequence ATGCTGAAAAAAATTAGTGCTATTGTAATTCCGACATTATTCGCAGTCGGAATTATAGCCATAATGCTTGCAAGGGTCTGGGACGATCTTATAGTTGCTCTTGAGAATGCAGATCCTGCATATCTTGTAATTTCGGTTGTTATCTGTATTATTGCCTGGTTTGTCCGTGGCTACAGGTACAGGAATATCCTTGAAAATCTCGGTGAGAGGATCACTGTGCTGCTCTCAACCGCATGTATCTTCATATCACAGACTGCCAATCTGATAATCCCTGCAAGGCTTGGCGATCTTGTCCGGCTGCTGATCTTAAAACATGAGAAGGGAACCAATTATCCTACCGGACTTTCATCCCTTGTTGTTGAGCGGTTCTTTGATATTGCTGTTATTGCGCTGCTTGGTGCTGCAACTGTGCCGTTTATCCTCAATATTCCGGACTGGTTTATCACTGTTATATATGTAACTCTGGCGCTCTGTGCGGCATTTGTTCTCTTTTTACTGTTCAGCGGAAATTTTGCTTCTGAGAACAAATATCTGGCACTGCTTATAGGCCTCTTAAATGAGGTCAGGGGTGCGTCTTTAAAACCCGTTTCTCTGATATATCTTGGTTTTATCTCACTGGTCATATGGCTTATGGACAGTCTCATCTGCTATGTGATTGCCCTGATGTTCAACGTCAATATACCATTTCTTGTTGTTATTCTGGCAATTGTCATCGGCAATCTGGTAAAGGCTGTGCCCCTCACTCCCGGAGGTGTGGGCACTTATGAGGTTGCCCTTGCGCTCACTTTTGAGATCTCTGGTGTTGCCCCGGCGGTTGCAACGCTTATTGCAGTCATTGATCATCTGGTTAAGAATCTTGTAACTCTCGGCGGCGGCATAATCTCGATGTATCTCTTTGGTGAATGGTCTGTAAAGCTGTTAAAGAGGGCTTTTTCAAAGGGCATTGATAAAGGTGAGGTTGTTTGA